Part of the Microbacterium sp. Clip185 genome is shown below.
TGTCGGGACAGGCCTGGATGGATGCCAACGAGGAGCTGTTTGCTCAGATCCCTGACTTCCCTGCGGGGGAGTACCCGGCTGCCACCGCCGTCACTGATGGGCTGTATGTCACGTACGCGGTTGATCCCGGTCCCTCATGGGAAGTCGTCAGCAAAGACAGTGTCCGTGCGTTCGGAGGAATTGACCTTCTGAAGTCCGTGGCCCTGGCGAATCTGCGGAATCGGGGTGATATTCACATCCAAGGCGCAGCGGGGCGGTTCGTGCTCACGGTCCCTGACGAACTGGATCTCAGCGCTTCGTTGCTTCTCGACCCCGATCGATGGCGTTCGGCACTCGGTATCTCTGGAGACATCATTGTCGGTGTGCCCACGCGCACCGTTGTCTGGGCATGCAGCGCCGATGACCACGAAAGCGTCGGTGACCTCGCACGCATCACGCAGCATGGCTTCGCAGCAGGGGAGGGTAAACCTGTTGCCCCGACGCTGTTCCGCCTCACCGGCACGGCGCTATCCCCTCACTCGCAGGTCGTGTAGCCAGCGGAGGGTCGAATCAATTCCGGTCGAATCCCTGGTTCTCGCCCGGTTATGCTGCAGCTTTCCTTTCGGTGCGCAAGTCGCGGAAATGCAAAAGCTTGATGTGTCATACTCCGTGGCTATGGCCAAACAGCATTTCACCCGACTCATCGACGACCTCGACGGCGAAGTTCTCGAGGAGGGAAAGACGATCCATTTCTCTCTCGAGGGGCGCTCGTACGAAATCGACCTTTCCGAGAAGAACGCCGAGAAGCTCCGTGAGGCGTTCGAGCCGTTCATCAAGGCAGGCCGCTCAATCGGTAGTGCGTCGCGCACCACGTCGCGCGGCCGCAGTGCGAAGAAGGACACGCGCGACCTCGGCGCCGTGCGCGAATGGGCCGCGGCGAACGGCCACGAAGTGAGCGCACGCGGACGAGTTCCCGCAGCTGTTCTCGAGGCCTACGACGCCGCACACTGATTCCCTTAAGCGAGAAGCACCCGGCCGCCCCTCGCGGGTTGAACCCCGGGTGCTTTTCCACAAGCAGTAAGAGGATGTGGGTCGGCGCGCCTAGCCTTTTCCTATGCCCGAGTACGCCGCATCCGCGGACACACGTAGGGCGCGTCGACGGGTTGTCGTCACCGCCGCTGCCCTGGCCGTGTCGGCGCTCAGCGCGTGCGCGAACGGGCCGCAAGAGGAGATCACGCCCGAGGCGTCTCGTCAGGCACTCATCGCCGTCGTCCAAGACACAGCGACACTTCTCGCCGCGGATGGCTGGGACGAGATCAGCCCGCCTGTCTGGGGACCTTGTTCCCTTGATTCTGACGAAGGCGCGAATGTCGCTTGGGCATACGCCCGCGAGCCGTTGACTGATCATGAATCCAACGCCAAAAAGGTCGCGGATTACTGGGAGTCGTTAGGCATGGCGGTGCGTATCGTTTCAGAACCCGCGTACTCGGTGTATGCGACGGGCGGTCCCGTTGACGGGTTGGCGTTCCACACGGAACCGGGTCTCTATGGGCTGTCAGGAACGTCGCAGTGTGTGCCCGGCGACGCGGTCGATCTGATCGACGAGCAGCAGGGTGAACGTCGGTGACGCTTATAGTGCAGAGGCCGAGGTCTGTCGTCTTCGCCGCGATGGCCGTATGTGCAGGGTTGATGGTCTCCGCGTGCGTGCCGGCCACCGGCGATCAGGCTTCTCCGGAACGGGCGCAAGATGACCTGGTGAATCTGGTCACGAAAACGGCCACCCTCGTGGATCCTGAAGGCTGGTCGGATCTCGGAAAGCCCTCCTGGGGCTCGTGCTCGGTGGACGGCGGGGACGGCGTGAGGGCATCGTGGTTCTATACCCGCGAGCCGCTGGCTGAACATACATCGAACGCCCAGAGGGTGGCGGACTATTGGGCCTCGCTGGGCATGAACGTGCGGGTCGTGTCCGAGCCGACCGTGTCCGTCTACGCCGAAGGCGCCGCCGCCGCATCCATCGCGTTCCACACGGAGCCCGGCCTCTATAGCGTCTCCGGCACATCAGTCTGCGTTCCCGGGACGCCCGAGGAGATGATCCGGCGCGAGGCGGGCCTCGAATGAACCGCGGCGTAGATCGCTGGGCGGGGGATCAGGCTCCAGGCGCTACCTTCTCGGTCGAGATGGGCAGTGGGCGCTTCGCAGCGCTGGTCGACAACGGGACCGAACTCCTGCAATTCCTGCTCAGCAGGAACGCGAATGGATGAGAAACGCGTGTCTGCAGGAGTTTGAGCAGACGGCGGTGCGCGACCACGCATGACGAGGCCCCGACGGGTGATCCCGTCGGGGCCTCGTCATGCGCTCAGGCTGCGCGGCGGCGACGCCGCACGAGGTAGGCCCCCGCGCCCAGCAGTGCGAGTGCTGCAGCACCGATCGCCCACAGCGGCGACGTGTCGACACCGGTCTGCGGCAGCGATCCGCGCTCCGCGGGCGCGGCGGGCGGGGCCGGCTCCGTGGTCGGGGGATCGGTGGGAGTGGGTGCGATCACCGTGGGCGTGAACGTGGCCGTCACCTCGGTGCCGCGCGTATCGGCCACGCGGTACGTGACCGGGGTCGCGGTGCCGACGAAGCCGGCCTCGGGGGTGAAGACGATGCGCTCACCGTCGAGGTTGTACCGACCCTGGCCCGTGACCGTCACGGACGTCACGGGAGCCGAGGCCGCCCGGGCGGACGCGTCGCCGGCCGCATCCAGCAGCGTCAGAGTCGCCGCATCCAACGGGATGTCGGCGTCGCCGGCGCGGTCGTTCGCGAGCGGCTCGACGCTGATCGGCTCGCCCGGAGCACCGGATGCGGTGTCGTCGACCGCGACCGGGGTCACCGCGACGAAGCCGTCACCGAGGTCGGCGACGAAGGACGCCACCCAGGCGAGCGCGGAGTTCCAGTTGACGGTGATCTCGTTCACCGACCACGCGCCGATGTCGTCGACGTAGCAGGCCTGCGGTGCGCAGCCCGCGAGCCACGCACTCGCGACCGGGTCCTGGATCGACGAGTTCGGTCCGCCTGCCACCGTGCCGATGGGCGGATGCGGCAGCTGCGGGTCGAGGGCGTTCGCGTACCACCGGCTGTGCTGGTTGCGCGAGTCGTTCGTGCCGTAGCCGGTGACGTAAGACTGGCCCAACACGTTGCGGCCGAACAGGTAGTCGTACGCCTCGATGACGGCATCCGCGTAGCGCGGGCGCTGTGTCAGATCGAACGCCGTCGCCAGCACCACCTGGTTGTTCAGCACTGCCGAGTTCGAGCCCCAGTCGTAGCGGCCCTCCTTCGGCGCGTAGGGCTGACCGAACGGCTGCGCCTTCTGGTCGGCGATGAGCTTCTCGGCCGCATCCACGACGGACTGACGGATGCGGTCGATGTCGGGGAGGTCCGTGCCGAACCGCGCGAGCTGCATGCGCCCGAGGGCGGCGACCTCACCCCAGTAGAAGCCGCCCGCCGTGAAGATGTCGGCGGTGTGCAGCGGGTTGTTCTCGACCTCGTCGCGGTAGCGGTCGCTGCCGGTCGTGAGGTAGAGCTCCGCCGCCGCCCAGTAGAACTCGTCGGTGACGGTGTCGTCGGCGTACGTGCCGCCGCCCACGCCGTCCTCCTCGGGGGCGAGCAGGTCCGGGTGCGCAAGGGCTGCGTCGTACGCGGTCTGCGCCGCCTCGAGCAGGCGCGTCGCGAAAGCCGCGTCATAGGGCTCGAACAGGCGGGATGCCTGCGCGGCCGTGGCGGCGAGGTTCAGCGTGGCGGCCGTCGACGGGCGGTGCAGCAGTCGCTCCTGCGGGTCGTCGTGCGGCATGAGCGGCAGGCCCGTCCAGTCGCGGTCGGTGACCTTGTGCCAGGCCATGCCCGCCAGCGGATCGCCCGCGGGCACCTGCATCTTCAGCAGGAACTCCAGCTCCCAACGCGACTCATCGAGGATGTCGGGGGTGCCGTTGCCGCGCTCGGGCACGGCCAGAGTCGAGTCGCCGAGAGCCGCCTGGGTGCCCGCGGGAAGCGAACGCTCGTACGTCGACAGCAGCTGGGCCACGGCGATGCCGCCGTTGACCACGTACTTGCCGTGGTCGCCGGCGTCGTACCAACCGCCCGTGACGTCGTGACGGTCGGAGCAGGTCCACCCGTCGGACCACGTCTGCGGCTCGAGGCAGCCGACATTGCTGTCGCCCTGGTTCGCGCCCTCGTTCAGGTGCCCCGCGGGTCGTGCGTACTCGGCCCCCGCGATGTCGCCGTCGATCGCGATGCCGGATCGGTTCGTGTAGAAGAAGCGCAGCGAGTCGGTGCGCAGCGACTGGAACACGTCGGCGGCGATGCGGAACGGGTGGCTGAGCTCCGCGCCGACGCGCAGCCGCATCCCGTCACCGGCCGTGGTGACGTCGGAGAAGTCGATCGTGTGCACGTCGACCCCGGCGCTCGCATCGAACCCGGCGGGCGTCGTCGTGCCCGTCGCCACGGCGGCGCCGTTCGCGTCCTCCAGTGTCCAGGTGAGCGGCTCGACCGCATCCGTCACGACCGTCGCACGCTTCGGTCCGCGCGGAAGGTAACCGACCTGGTTGACCTTCACCGCCGGGCCGGTGTCGGCCTGGTAGGTGTACTTCGTGCCCGTGAGCATCACGTCGTCGAAGCAGATGACCGTGCCCGCAGGCACGCCGCCGACGCGGAACTGCACCTGCGAGAGGTGGAAGGTGTCGGCGGGTGTCGTCTCGAACGTGTACGCGTAGGTCTGCGGCGAGGCTCCGACGGAGAAGGTGCGCTCGAGGAAGTCCTCGGTCGATGCGCCCGAGTAGGTGCCGACCTTGGTCGAGGCCGTCACCGGTGTCGAGGCGGATGCGGTGAAGCTGAGTCGGAAGGCGGTCTCGCCCGGCAGGGGGATGTCGTTGTGTCCGACGAGGACGTCCCACAGGTTGGCCGTGGCCTCGTCGACCGTGGCGCAGAGGTTGCTGTCGGGGTTCGACAGCGCGACGGGGCCGGCCGTCCACCACGGGCTCGTTCCGCTGTCGAACGTGGGGTTCGGCAGCAACTGGTCCGTACCCACCTCGGGCTCGACGGGATCCGGGTCTACAGGATCCGGATCGACGGGCGGCACGGAGTCCTCCTCGATGAGAGAGACGTTGTCGACGCAGAAGGTGGTGGGGGTGCTGTTCGCGCCGAGGCGGAACTGCAGGTCGGAGACGGTGCCTTGACCGAAGTCGCGGGCGGTGAAGGTGTAGCTGAGCGTCTGCCACGCGTCTGTGAGCGAGGCGGTCTGGCTGGTGTAGGTGCTGAACGATGCGTCGGCGACCTTCGGGGCCACCTGGGTCACGAGCGTAGCGGGATCGCTCGCGCGCACGTCGGCGGTGACGACGTAGTCGACGCCCGCGGTCAGCGGCATGTCGCTCTGCCCCACGAGGACGTCCCACGGGTTGGCCGTGGCGGGAACGTCCGCGCAGAACACCCCGCCGTCGGTGCGGAACGCATCGACCCCGGCGGACCACCAGGGCTCATGGCCCGTCGTGAACGTGCCGTTCTGTACGTACTCCGTGGGCGCCGCATGGGCGGCGGTGGGGAGAGACACGGCGCCGGCGGTCGCCAGTGCCCCGATCATCAAGACGGCAAGGTTGCGTCTCACGTGCCGCGTCGTCGCGCGCATTCAAGCTCCTTCGCTCTGGGAGCGCTCTCAGGGAGCGCTCCCACGGAACTTAGCAGAACCCATGCGCGCGTATCGAAAGATTTCGACACCTGTGGATCGCTCAGGCGACCGCCCGCCGGATCGATCGCACGAGGGGCTCGGTCGAGGCGAGCGAGGCCAGCACGAGCGCGACGCCCACGGCGAAGGTCCCGGCGATGATCACCAGCGACGTCGGCGCCAGTACGAGGGTGATGCCGATGACCGGCAGGCTCAGCGCGATGCCCGCGATCGCTCCGCCGAGCGCTGCCCAGCGCAGCGGGAGCAACACCGTGATGCGCCGGGCGCGGGCGAGGTCGGCCGCGGGGACACCGAGACGGTCGAGACCCACGATCAGCTCGCGATCCTCGAGGACGGATGCGGCCTGTGTCACCCCGACCGAACACGCCAGCAGTAGGAAGGCCGACGCGAGCGTGACGAGCACGCCCGAACGGATGTCGGCGAACACGGTACCGCTGCCGGCCGTGTCGTCGCCGGCCAGCGCGACCAGGCTCATCCCCGCCCCGCCGACGACCGCGATGAACGAGACCATCGCGATCGCGGAGACGCGTCGCCAGGCGACGGATGCGTGGGCGGCGAGTTCGCGCCCCGCGATCAGGTGCGCCGCATCCCCGGCGCGGCGTGCCATCGCACGTCCGCGCGCGGCGACGATCGGGGTGCCGATGAGATTCAGCAGGCCGAGCGACCCGGCGAACAGGGCCAGCAGCAGCGCGACCGAGATGGCGGGGCCGACCAGCTGCCCGATGGCCGAGAGGTTCAGGACGATGAGGGTGACGGCGGCGACGCCGATCACGCCCACGACCACCGCGGTACGCCGACGGGGTGCCGGATCCGAACGCCGGCGCACGCCGAGCGGTGTGAGCGCGACCCGGCGGAGCCCGAGGGTGGCACTCACGGTCGCGAGGGCCACGACCCCCACGAGCACGAGGGCGAGGACGTCGAAGCCGGCCCACACAGCGGCCGCGCCGATGGGACCGCCGAAGAACGGCAGCAGGCCCACGAGCGGCAGGACGGCAGCGTAGACGATCGCCCCCAGTGCGGCGCCGACG
Proteins encoded:
- a CDS encoding histone-like nucleoid-structuring protein Lsr2 — encoded protein: MAKQHFTRLIDDLDGEVLEEGKTIHFSLEGRSYEIDLSEKNAEKLREAFEPFIKAGRSIGSASRTTSRGRSAKKDTRDLGAVREWAAANGHEVSARGRVPAAVLEAYDAAH
- a CDS encoding glycoside hydrolase family 9 protein, which encodes MRRNLAVLMIGALATAGAVSLPTAAHAAPTEYVQNGTFTTGHEPWWSAGVDAFRTDGGVFCADVPATANPWDVLVGQSDMPLTAGVDYVVTADVRASDPATLVTQVAPKVADASFSTYTSQTASLTDAWQTLSYTFTARDFGQGTVSDLQFRLGANSTPTTFCVDNVSLIEEDSVPPVDPDPVDPDPVEPEVGTDQLLPNPTFDSGTSPWWTAGPVALSNPDSNLCATVDEATANLWDVLVGHNDIPLPGETAFRLSFTASASTPVTASTKVGTYSGASTEDFLERTFSVGASPQTYAYTFETTPADTFHLSQVQFRVGGVPAGTVICFDDVMLTGTKYTYQADTGPAVKVNQVGYLPRGPKRATVVTDAVEPLTWTLEDANGAAVATGTTTPAGFDASAGVDVHTIDFSDVTTAGDGMRLRVGAELSHPFRIAADVFQSLRTDSLRFFYTNRSGIAIDGDIAGAEYARPAGHLNEGANQGDSNVGCLEPQTWSDGWTCSDRHDVTGGWYDAGDHGKYVVNGGIAVAQLLSTYERSLPAGTQAALGDSTLAVPERGNGTPDILDESRWELEFLLKMQVPAGDPLAGMAWHKVTDRDWTGLPLMPHDDPQERLLHRPSTAATLNLAATAAQASRLFEPYDAAFATRLLEAAQTAYDAALAHPDLLAPEEDGVGGGTYADDTVTDEFYWAAAELYLTTGSDRYRDEVENNPLHTADIFTAGGFYWGEVAALGRMQLARFGTDLPDIDRIRQSVVDAAEKLIADQKAQPFGQPYAPKEGRYDWGSNSAVLNNQVVLATAFDLTQRPRYADAVIEAYDYLFGRNVLGQSYVTGYGTNDSRNQHSRWYANALDPQLPHPPIGTVAGGPNSSIQDPVASAWLAGCAPQACYVDDIGAWSVNEITVNWNSALAWVASFVADLGDGFVAVTPVAVDDTASGAPGEPISVEPLANDRAGDADIPLDAATLTLLDAAGDASARAASAPVTSVTVTGQGRYNLDGERIVFTPEAGFVGTATPVTYRVADTRGTEVTATFTPTVIAPTPTDPPTTEPAPPAAPAERGSLPQTGVDTSPLWAIGAAALALLGAGAYLVRRRRRAA
- a CDS encoding FtsX-like permease family protein — encoded protein: MSAVATQGAVRRTLTLSRLLARPSRQSRAAIVLPVVAFAATTTLLLIVAGGTRMFLTDDRGGEFTGMYGILAVLALVLLAVPLATLGAAAARLSSRRRDDRLATLRLLGATSGEVAAMTVLEAAATAAVGAALGAIVYAAVLPLVGLLPFFGGPIGAAAVWAGFDVLALVLVGVVALATVSATLGLRRVALTPLGVRRRSDPAPRRRTAVVVGVIGVAAVTLIVLNLSAIGQLVGPAISVALLLALFAGSLGLLNLIGTPIVAARGRAMARRAGDAAHLIAGRELAAHASVAWRRVSAIAMVSFIAVVGGAGMSLVALAGDDTAGSGTVFADIRSGVLVTLASAFLLLACSVGVTQAASVLEDRELIVGLDRLGVPAADLARARRITVLLPLRWAALGGAIAGIALSLPVIGITLVLAPTSLVIIAGTFAVGVALVLASLASTEPLVRSIRRAVA